The genomic interval CAAACTTGACCCAAAAtctatcaaatatatttttcttgccAACTCACCTCACCAAAAAGGATACAGGTGTTACTCCCAGACAACCAGAAAATTTTACCACACTTTGATTTGACTACTTTGATTTCTCCAAATGATGCTCGACACctagagctgtcaaaaaagcCCCAAAGTCTAAAGACCCCTCTCAAAATCTTCTACTAAAACCCTAATATTAGGCCccttattgaaataaattttttaaagtgcCGACCcgttatttcattattttttgtgagGTTAAGTGATGGGGCTTGAAGGTCCAatgttaattgaaatatttttctcaaaaaaatttctctaaaataattttaaatcacttttttcttgaaaatttgtgagcaaaatcaaaaaattatttttcgtgAAAAAATtgatcttgaatcaaacacaatttcgagaaaaaataaaaaagaatgtaaatatttttttttcgataaattttgagaaaaaaaattttgaaatgttttttcaaaaaaatattgatttttttaaaagtgggCCCATAGGCCCcactaagcccacaaaattttaggggctTTCTGATTTTGGGGACTCTCTTTTTTTGGGCCGTTTAAACTATGAAACTTTTTGGCCCCTCTAACATGTGGACTAAGGCCAATAACTAGTGGGCTTGTGAAACTGACAGATCAATCGACACCCACCACCAGTCCAGACAGCACCCTACTCCACCACAATTGTCGTCACAATGTGGCTGACACTTCCCCAATGTGATGTCGCTGCCGCTTGTCACCCTCCACCTCCTAGCACCCTTTAAAACCATCATCGTGTGGGACCCACCACGTCATGTGTCACACTCCATCAAGATCAACATCCAACACACTCCACAACCATAGTCACCACTGCCTCAACCTGGCACCCTCCCCAACACTATCGCCACCATCACAGCAGACACCCTCCACCACCATTATTGCCACCATCACGCCAGACGCCCTCCACTACCACCATTGCCAACAACCCTCAGCCCATTGTCACCGAACCACCCTTCATATCCACCGCTACTATACCAGCACCTTCCACCATGGTTGAGTAAGTGGGTTAGACTCTAAGAGGATAGGATATGCACAAAAATAGTGGGGATGGAGACATGACATTTAATAGTGAGAATAGGGTCTAAGTATGTAAATTCTGTATCAAAGCATTTTACAATATTGAGACATCAatgaaatcaaatataataagaGTTTTTAAAGCATATAAAAAGAGGGTAAGTTTGTGAACTCAGTAGCAAAGCATTTTCCAATATTGAGTCATCAGCAAAATCaatataaaagaatttttaaagCATATAAGTTGCACCAGTTCTCGTTAGCTTCCTGCTAGTGGGGCTTGTTGCGAGATGGATTGTGTCATGTGCTTTGTTGGAAGGGTGGGAACTCCCTTTGTATTCAACACcaattataatttcaaagaaattaaataaagaactaaTCTCGATCATTTATGGAAATAAATGAAGGTTATTGGTCAAGAATTAAAAGTATCTCATTCTTGGCTGATAAGAATCCTATTTGGATTTGGGTTTCTTTATATGGGAATTGGTTTAGAGTGGAATGGTCCCATTGTGTATTTTTATACCGAACAAAGTAATAGGCATTCCTATGGAAGAGAGGCAGAAACGGAACCCTCATTCcaccataaaataaataaaatgtactCTTCAAAGAGTTTTCTTGGAAGGATAATGAGAAAGGGGAattataagttaaaattaaaacatttttgGTGGAAGATGTAATGAGAAGAAAAATTTTCCCTTTCTCCTCACAAACTTATTTTCTTGAACTTTTCATTTACACTTAAAAAAATGTTCATTTGCTATATCAGACTAAAACATTAGGCCTAGATCTCTCGAATATGCAGGGAATTTACATTCTTTCTGTACATTCTTACTATTCTAAGTGCTGCTCTTACATTGGAGCATGATTGGGAATAGGGTTCTTGAAAAAAATCACACTTCAACTTGATTTCTAATCCAGTTCCTAGCACAAACACAGAAGGTGACCCTTTCTCATCCCATCCTGGCCTTTTCTTTTCCCTATCCCATCACTTTCAATTCCAATGATATTCCGCTATCACTGAAATATCTAAACATAGCCCAGGGAAACACTCTAACGGTAAAGCATTAGGTAATTCAGTGGTGTAGCATTCTAGGACCCgataagagaaaaaagaaagttgaaacaaaaaattatgaaaattaggCACAAGCTAAAGAATCACGATTTTCTTCACGAAGGAACATTACCTGAGTGATACTTAAAACAGTATCTACATGAATATCAGATCCTTCCCTACGGAAGACAGGATCTTCCCTGACCTGCAAGGAAGTAAAGGACAAAAAAATGATTGCGGATGCATGGAGAAGGGAGATATAAAAGAACGAGGGAAATGACCTCAAAAAGATGAAGAGATTGAAGTTTTTACCTTGATAGTAACATAGAGATCACCAGGATGATCTCCATCAGGATCTGCACCACCACTTCTGTAAACCTTAATGGTTTCATTGTTGTCAATCCCTtcaaatgtataaatatatgaatCAGTGAATTTTTCTAAAAGTTGTAACTCCTTATTGAACACCTTATTGAACACAATGCATGTGGAACATGAAAAggaaattattaataattgtcTTGTTTGGCACCATAACTAATAGTCAAATTTATCATCAGAAAGATAGTCACTGTCGCatcaaattattcaaaaatcaGAATTCTGAACTATCGAGAACCATAGACTAGAATTTTCTAGCTCCTTTCTGCTTGTCCTTTTGATCATATTGATACTAACATATAATGACAAAATTGGGAGTGTCTGGACTCTCTTCCTAGTTCATACCAATCAAATTTAGTCTAAAAAGCAGGATCTTATAGTAAGTGGAGTATCTATTATAATCCTTCTTTCTTGTTTGAACAAAAGAGTTGACTATCaggcatatatatttttttaaaacaatattgaaaaaaattaaaatagaaggCGAATTGGCTTACATTAGTGGGTAAGAAGTACCTAAATAATAAATCACGATTAGCAGAATGCACAGAAAATCGCTAGGAAAATTGGTCAATGAGACTCTCATTATAAGCCATATGAACATGATTCGCATAATAACAACGCATcccaaaattcaaaaactaatgATTACCAGGCATAATATCCAATTTGACCGACTTGGTTCCTTTGTTAACCTTTGCACCCCTGCATGACTTGCAGAAACTCTGTTTTCaaccagaaaaaaaaaatcaaattaaataatatttgcaAACAGTATTAGCTATTGGTATGATAGACCAAGCATAGCCATATCGATATGCTTCAAGTTGAATCTagcattattaattattatgatttatcaATATCTATAGAAATGAATGTGAAGAGGGAAAAAAAGCTACAACCACCAAGTCTAAGTGGAGTCAGGACTCAGGAGTCAGTTACATTGGTTCAATCATGTCATACATTCATGgaatatataacattaaaaaatagtagAGATTAATATATAACATTCATTGGAGTCAGGACTCAGGAGTCAGTTCCTAGTTCAGACTGAGATGTATTGCATTCAAAAAGATACATCAGTGATCTACTTTTATCGATCGTTGATTTATTACTTAGAACCGAATGAATGGTAGAGATTACTATTGCCAATTTTGTATTACTGTACTAGGAACACTGGTGTACCCCTTCAATAAGGAGAGACCTTAGAATCAGCAAACATGGATAGTTTAGCTATGGCTTTCCTCGGTCTCCCTCTACCTCAAACTATTGAACTACCCTCCATCTAGTCTACTCTTCTTATCAGTGCTACTATAGTTCCTAAGAGGAGATTTAACTATCTTATCAACAACTATTTCTaaaccaattttttattaaatggttatataatatttgtaatGCTGTTGTTTCTTGCATAACCACTCACCAATCATTATCATTAATCAAATTCAATACATTTTCATTCTTGTGATACTAAGTTCACtttcttattgtttttttaCCGTCCAAGAATCAGTTCCTTACAACATTGCAAGTCTTACAATTGttcaataaaaatttcttataaGCTTGAGTATATTTTCTTCACATGTTACCGTTAAATCATTCTTTCATAGCATCAACCCTACTTGAATACTCTAGTAGAAATCCCCTCTATCTCTGTCATTCGGCATTATGGATCTAAGATACTTAAAAACATGTGACTTGTAGTAATGTATCTTCTCCAAGTTTCACCTTACATTAGAAGGTTTTGTTATTGCTAAGTTGAATTCTTTAAACTCTATTCTACTTTTGTATTGGATGAAACAATGTGTTTCCAAACTTGTCACCatatcttaaattttaatcaatatcaTTTCTTGACTCTCCAAGACTATATGATCAACAAAAAGTCTGTACTACGTCGCCATTTCTTCGATACCCTATCATAAACAGAAGTAATTCTCCAAGGGTTCGAGAGCCTTGGTTCTCTCCTTTTCCCAAATAACTACCAAATTCCAAGAGAACCAACCCCCTATGACTTTGCcttattttatacataaaatacCTACTCTATACACATAAACTGCGCATGGAAGTTACTACCCAAACTGACCACAAGTTAGTTTCTTGTTCCcctcttataaatatttttaataagagAGGCTTAACACATTGCAAGTCTTACAACTGTGCaataaaaatttcttataaGCATGAGTGATATTTTCCTGTCACATGTTACCATCAAAACATTCCTCCATAGCATCAACTCTACTTGAATCCTATAGTTGAAATTCCCTCTATCTCTGTCATTTGGCATTATGGAACTAAGATACTTAACAACATGTGATTTGTAGTATTGTATGCTGTCCAATTTTCACCttacattataatttttttgttctgGCCAAGTTGAATTCCAAAAACAAACTCTATTCTACTTCTACATTGGATGAAATGAAACATGTGTTTCCAAACTAGTCACCATATCTCTAAATTTTATACGATTCATCTATCAACTCTCCAAGACTATATGATCAACAAAAAGTCTTTACTACAACACCATTTCTTGGATATGTTTAGTATCCCTGTCTTCATAAACTAAAAGAACTTGACACTGGCACATCTTGGGGATAAACAGCTCCAATGATTGATTACTTccaattaagaagaaaaattgaTCAACAATAAGCAAGTTAACTGAATCACAAATAAGTCCAGATATCAGAATACAATAAACTAAATATTGATAGAACTTATCAGAAAGCAATTTTTGCACCATACCGATACAATTTTGCCAGTTCCCTTACACGCACCACATGTAGTTTCCATTTTAAATATGCCAGCTTGTACAGATGTCTGGATATATAACGAAGTcatcaaattatcaaaaaaattaaaatgaacatACATTAATATTGGAAAGAaggttaaattttaatttcaagaCAAACATAATACTCACCACTCCAGACCCTTTACAGCGCTTACAGGTTTCAGGTCTTGTACCAGGAGGAACCCCGCTCCCACCTGCAATAGTTCAGCAAAAGAAAGAATTTGTAATCTTCGAGGTGCATAGTCCTTACAAATTGAACTGAATATATGGTGGCACCTAAATTCACAgcatatatatgttaattaagatATGACCATACCACAAGTGTTACAAAGCATATCTGTTTGAAATGTAATGGTTTTGGTGCATCCTCGGACAGCTTCCATAAAGGAAAGTTCAACGAAAGTCTgaaaaatagattttgatgtATAGTCATAAATTAATCCTTAACATACTAATAGATgtccaaatacaaataaaagagAACCTTGACATCCTGTCCGCCAATGTTCTGATGAAAGAAGCTGTTGACAAAATCCTGATCGCCATTGAGTGAATAACCAGAGAAGTAATATACATATTAGCCTTCAATTGTGGAACATATAACTCAAGCAAATTTATCTGACATTTCTATTTATTGAGagaaataatttacaaaatttctacaacaataaaaaagaatagatgCATAACCAAACACATCATACAAATTAAGATGCTTGCGCCATTACTTGAGTCATAAGCATGCATATTTGCACAACTTTTTCAAAACACAATTGATCATTCTGTCTTCTGCCTTTAGATTGAACTAGTAACTGATGCAGTTGGACTATTTATTATTGCTATGAAACAGAAATCCCGACGAAATTTTATACTACAATGCAGACCAGCCTAATAAAAAGGAAAGACAGACCCACTAAAAGacattactaataaaaaaatgaaaagaccAGCAAGTCATTACATGATCACGGAATATCTGCTCAAAGGGATTAAAGCCACCGCTGCCTCCAAAACCATTgctttcttggtttacaaaagCATCATGGCCAACCTACATAATGAAGATAAAGAAGATATAAGATAATAATACCAATAGACTCAAACGAAATGTACCATTCTTCCCCAACTCCTTTTCTCTccaaaatatctataaaatttaGGTTCAGTTCCCCAATCTCCTACGTTGTCAGTCTCAGATAGCGGCGCGGAGTGCCGAACCCCGAAAACGGGATAGCGGTCGGCATGACCGCTATTGCAAAGGccaaaaaacaatatataagctaaacataaaataaaaacagtagacaaaaatactaaaagaatagaaaaatacacaaaaataaagGGGTAATCATACTTCATAATCAAAATCCAACATTGAAATGCGGaaactgaattttttattgaatgaaaCAGAATGCAAGTTTACAATTCTGCAAGGACAGAATTGATAAACGTGTTACAAGAATACCCACTCCAAGAATTTGAGAGTTTGGTCTTTCCCTTCCCAATAACCACTCAGTAATTTCTGccttgttttttttcttctaatttcctACTTTAATTTGCCCCATAACTGCTCTAAAGCAGTTACTACACTGACTTACAACTAGAGCTGTCAAAAAAAGCCTCAAAGTCTAAAGCCCCCTCTCAAAAATCTCATACTAAGCCCTTAATATTAGGCCCCCTAttgaaataaagtttttaaagcCTCGGCCcgttatttcattattttttgtaggCTTAAGTGAGGGGGCTTGAAGGCACAATGTTttgttaattgaaaatttttttttttgaaaaattttctaaattcatttttctcgaaaaattctctaaaatatattttttcagaaaaatttttaaatcatttttttctcaaaaattgtgagcaaaatcaaaaaattatttttcgtgAAAAAATTGATTTCGACTCAAAAAAAAATTCGTAAATcttttttataggaaaaattttcgaaatattttttcaaaagaatatcgattttttttaaaaagtgggTCCATAGGCCCcactaagcccacaaaattttaggggctTTCTAGCTTTGGGGCTCTCTTTTTTGGGCCGTTTAAACTATGAAATTGTTTTGCCCCTCCAACATATGGTTTGGGGCCAATAATTAGTAGGCTTGTgaaattgacagctctacttACAACCTAAATTGACACAATAAACTGCTTACATAAAATGATAATTGTCATACAAATTCAATTCccacttaaaattttaactcTTGACCCTCCTcttataatatttagttataagAGAACTAACACCatgaattaatgaaaataacCAGCCGGTGGCGGCATGAGAAGAGCGCTGCTACTACGACTTCACAATCTTCCTCGTCGCTCTGGTCGCGCCGCCTCTTCCAATGATTTTAGCACCACGCCTCCGCAGTGAACGACGGATGTCGTGTGAAATCGTGTGATCTCACAATCTGTCGTGTGCCCCTAACAACCATGGTTGAGGGCATTTAAGACATTTTCCTTTGCATTTACTGTTGCATGTTTTTCTCAAAAAAGGCACTTTGTCTTCTCCGCAAATCAGCCACAAACAAGGTCAGGACAGCCGCAATCATAATAAGCGACGGACCACCGCAATGCGATGCACCATAGCAATTGCAGCCGTGTCAGCCGCTTCTGACTACATAGTAGTAATCAATAAGTTCTAAAAGTAATTGTAATAGTAATCAAGTTATAAAAGTAATCAAGTTCTACTGGAACAGAGGAAGAAAACGACAAATGTaacagaaaatgaaaaatgtaaCAGAGGAAGAAAACGATGGAGGAAAACAAAACAGATGAACAAGAAACGAAACTGTTGCTGACTGAGGAAGAAACAGTTTCGTCTGcgaaacagaggaagaagaaggcaAACggttttttttctgaaaaactgATATGTACGATGCAGGCTGAGGTGTGAAAAAGAGTTAGTGggtttatattaataaaataattaggtCTTCACTGGGTGCAAAAAGATCCAAATACccttaatgaaataaaaaaattcaaaaaaaaccTGTGTTTTTTGGAAAACAAAAACGCGGGTCCAACTGCGAGTCGGGCCATGACAGTGATGCGCGATTCGCAGCCGTGAGCGCCACACCCGTTGACGGGCTTTCCACGCCTAGAGGCGTCACATAGTAAAGCAGTCCGCCGCACTGGGATTCCAGGATCGACAGCATAGCCAATCTCTATGAAACAATTGTCCACTATGTATGTTATATTTCACTATTATGTAACTATATTCTGCTTCAATACTATTAATTACAATTTACAGTCTCGTATGCATACTCACTCAATATAGTAACAAATAAAATGTTCATAAAAGGAaccaaatagaaaatatctgGAAAGATATGAGACCTGATCATACTGTTGACGCTTTTCCTCATCCTTCAAAGTCTACAATGCAATTACAGAAAGCATGGGGAAGAAAGGTCAAGAGATCAAAAGTTGGTTTGCAAATCATACAACGATTTAAAGTAAACCACTAAATAGTATCAAGAACAACAACAGCAATATTGGTCACCTCATAAGCCATTGAAACTTCTTGAAATTTCTTTTCAGCTTCAGGATCATCTTTGTTTGTGTCAGGATGGAGCTTTTTTGCAAGCTGAACATAAAAAATGAtacttagaaaaataaaaaatacagaaTCATTTCGTGCAAATAAGTCATATGCTTGTCAATTATGATTGAAGACcatatgtaaataaataaagaaggaaaaataggGTAACCGAAGTATATTCACAATTATCAGGCATATAATATAGGAACAAACTGCACACGTTAAAATAATACAAGAGGACATATATTCTGACTAAGAGAATCGTACAAATGGTATCACGTGCAGAATTTGAATGCAAATTAAAAACATGTTTCAATATTATGACAGGAACATGATATAGAAACTCTTCCTCAGgaaattcaaactattatttgtAAGCATCCACTTGTGAAATGATAAAAGTATCACAAACTAAAACGAAAAACTAACAGTTTCTCTAGAATATAGCATATGgaaaagaattaaattaaaaaataaatatgcaaCGTGATTGATTTTAACAAGGAAATGtatgaaaaataagaaattgcATAGTTTTACCAGGAAATAAGTCTGTTGTTTACCCTGAAAAAATGTTCGACATAAAATTACATGTATATTGACACTGGTTAAGTAAAACCTACCCCATAGTATGCTTTCTTTATTTCAGAAGAACTTGCATTCTTACTGACACCAAGAACTTCATAATAGTCTCTTGCCAATGATGCTGAAAAAGAGTTAAGGggataaaaaatagttattcaCATGTAACAGACAATAAACAAATATGCATATATATTCATAGATTATAAAGACCAAGAATGAAAAATGAAGCCGTCTATTTTGTCACCaaagcaaaaataataataacagatAAAATGCAAGCCCTGCATAACAAAACCAAATTTAAAAAAGCTTTTCCATGCGACTCAAGGAATAACAAAACAGAACACATAGTTTATATGAATTTAAACCTGAGCCGTGAATGGATCTAGATGCCccaaaataagtatttattgCTCCCAATAGCACGCAGTTCTTCAAATTAACACCATCTCCAACTGCAATTGTATAAGTTGTTAAAATAGTAGCAAAAAAGCACAACCTCAAtgtaaaattttttataaagtgaAAGAAAAATCTCAAATCAACATTCAAATGCAAactataattacaaaaatacaaTCTAGTCAATTTTAGCAgcagaaaaataaaactaacattATTCGCAACAGATTTTCATGCCCTCTTAAACACATACCATTGGAAAAATAATTTCCAAAAACTTTGGAAGGATCGCGAAATCCGGAATTCAATGTCCTGTACCCCCTTTGCAACACTCCTTCATATGTCTGAAATtcaccaacaaaaaaaaaaaactcaatcaaaaaataaaacaaatacatTCATCATAATTGTTCAATTGCATTACACACAAAAAGTTGTGCCAAATCAATAAGcgtaagagagagagagagagattgtgTACGGATTTATCGGCGTTACGGAGGAGTTTAGGGGAAAGGGAACGAAGAAGCTTGACGCCATTGGAGCGAACCATTTGGGAATGATGATTAGGGGTCTGTTGTGGTTGCGCGAGCAATGGGTCTAAAACCCCTTTCGCAAAACCCTAATATTGTGAACAAACGAGTGGAAGGTTCTAGTTTTGACTTGAATTCAACAGTGACGAGATGATGCAGAAAGTTTAgtaatattattactttttattttttactggAACAAATCTCTCCGAGTCCTTTATTTTTAGTGTCTTACGtggattttaaataaaaaatctaacaaTTTTGTTACTCACACCTTTTATTTTACACTTTTGCTTCACACACTCCTCATTTTGCTTCTCATatccctcaattttttttaaatccaaaatacttaaaatatcaTTCCCTCTTTATTCACTTAACCCCTCATTTCTATCTTAATCATCTTCATTTTCATTAACCTAACATTTTCAATCTTCTTCAATATTCTTCAATCATTTTGATACATTTCATCTTCAATAatctttgattatttttaacatcttcatcattttcatcatttttatcattataatgACTCAAATCAACTAGATATGTATTTTGTTGGGTTTTGTagcttaaattttttttcaaaatatgggTTTCgtacgtgaactaagttcacgtaTGTTTACGTGAAATGAATTCACGTATctgataaaattaagaaaagtcAGATTCTACGTGAATTAAATTTACGTAAACgtacgtgaattaagattgcGTACATCAATggagttttaaaatttcatatgaGCTACGTGAACTGAGATAACGTAggtgtacgtgaactcaattcacgtagcAAACATGTGAATTGAATTCACAtacacatacgtgaactcagttcgcGTATAGgtaagaatttgaaaattttcaatcaTAAACTAAtgaaatgttattatatatggGCAAGTGTGGGTTTATGAGCATTTCCCAACATTGTGTTTAGATTGATGTAGACTATCTCCTAGTTATGTTGAGGACTACTCTAGAGCACTTAGATGGAAGTCAAAAAGGGATAAGGATTTGGTTTTTCTATTTAGGAAAGTCTTGACGAGATTGACGTTGATCGGGTATGTTGGACACCATATGAGGAGCATTGAGTGAAGCGACTGTTTGATTCAGAGGAGTGGTGGTAGAGATTGGACAAACGTAGTACTATATCGTAGGAAAAATAAAGGGACTTAGGCTACATGCATTTGTGTTAGTAAGATGGATCACACttgatttatctctttttaatACTTTACTTTTGCATTTTTTTGGTGCACCATTTGTTTTAACCTTGTCCAAAGGTGGACCATCAGCGTAGAAGATGGATACGCAATCTCTCGTAATTTACCTTTAAGTTAAATTTTTCCAAGTACATCAAGTTCATCAAACTTTTTCACTATCACATCTATTTCATGTTTCACAGATGATTCTGAAGGTTTACCCGATCCATCATCATGAAAAGTTAATTTACTACACCAAACATGAATAACGTCTAACGTAATGGAACGTGAGATCATATTACACCTGACTatttcacatgcacaaggtagacCATGTGTTGTCCTAATCGTGCAATTACATTCAAACTTATCTATACCTACATACTTCATGCAATCAAACTCTGCCGCAATGTGATCTATTGCATTTTTGGATACAACACACAAATTGGCGTACAATCTGTTACTATGTTGATGGATCTTTTGAATTATGCtctttttaaatgatgttattatCTCACTGTGTTGTAATACAAT from Cicer arietinum cultivar CDC Frontier isolate Library 1 chromosome 5, Cicar.CDCFrontier_v2.0, whole genome shotgun sequence carries:
- the LOC101493076 gene encoding chaperone protein dnaJ GFA2, mitochondrial, with the protein product MVRSNGVKLLRSLSPKLLRNADKSTYEGVLQRGYRTLNSGFRDPSKVFGNYFSNVGDGVNLKNCVLLGAINTYFGASRSIHGSASLARDYYEVLGVSKNASSSEIKKAYYGLAKKLHPDTNKDDPEAEKKFQEVSMAYETLKDEEKRQQYDQVGHDAFVNQESNGFGGSGGFNPFEQIFRDHDFVNSFFHQNIGGQDVKTFVELSFMEAVRGCTKTITFQTDMLCNTCGGSGVPPGTRPETCKRCKGSGVTSVQAGIFKMETTCGACKGTGKIVSSFCKSCRGAKVNKGTKSVKLDIMPGIDNNETIKVYRSGGADPDGDHPGDLYVTIKVREDPVFRREGSDIHVDTVLSITQAILGGTIQVPTLTGDVVLKVRPGTQHGQKVVLKKKGIKTKNSYTLGDQYVHFNITIPTDLTERQRELIEEFQKEEQDDSDKEKKTASASG